From the genome of Winogradskyella forsetii, one region includes:
- a CDS encoding aminotransferase class V-fold PLP-dependent enzyme — protein sequence MFDVQKIRKDFPILQREVNGKPLIYFDNAATSQTPQQVIDVIVDYYSNYNANIHRGVHSLSQEATDAYEQARLKIQTHFNAKHSHEIIFTSGTTHGINLVANGFSSILKKGDEIMVSALEHHSNIVPWQMLCERTGATLKVIPMNQNGELILSEYDELLNENTKLVFVNHISNALGTINPIEYIIKEAHKVGAAVLVDGAQSCPHIRPDVQALDVDFYVCSAHKMCGPTGVGMLYGKEEWLNTLPPYQGGGEMIAEVSFEKTTYAGLPHKFEAGTPNICGGIAFGAALDFMNTIGFDNIAKYEDELLDYGTAELLKIEGLKIYGTAKNKTSVISFNVGSIHPYDIGTILDKMGIAVRTGHHCAQPIMDFYKIPGTIRASFMFYNTKAEIDAFITALKKAIMMLS from the coding sequence ATGTTTGATGTACAGAAAATAAGAAAAGACTTCCCAATACTTCAACGTGAAGTTAACGGGAAACCACTCATTTATTTCGATAATGCTGCAACGTCTCAAACACCTCAACAGGTCATTGACGTTATTGTCGATTATTACAGTAATTACAACGCCAATATTCACAGAGGCGTCCATAGTTTAAGTCAGGAAGCGACTGATGCTTATGAGCAAGCGCGATTAAAAATCCAAACGCATTTCAATGCCAAACATAGCCATGAGATTATTTTCACTTCTGGCACAACGCATGGCATCAATTTAGTGGCTAACGGATTTTCTTCAATTTTGAAAAAAGGCGATGAAATTATGGTATCGGCTTTAGAGCACCATAGTAATATTGTGCCTTGGCAAATGCTCTGTGAACGTACAGGCGCAACCCTAAAAGTGATTCCTATGAATCAAAATGGTGAATTGATACTTTCCGAATATGACGAATTACTGAATGAAAACACCAAGTTGGTATTTGTAAACCATATTTCAAATGCTTTAGGAACTATAAATCCCATTGAATACATCATAAAAGAAGCACATAAGGTTGGTGCTGCCGTTTTAGTGGATGGCGCGCAATCCTGTCCGCATATAAGACCAGATGTTCAAGCTTTGGATGTTGATTTTTATGTTTGTTCGGCTCATAAAATGTGTGGTCCAACTGGTGTTGGTATGCTCTACGGAAAAGAGGAATGGTTAAATACATTACCTCCATACCAAGGTGGAGGTGAAATGATTGCTGAAGTCTCTTTCGAAAAAACCACGTATGCAGGTTTACCTCATAAATTCGAAGCTGGAACACCAAACATCTGTGGAGGGATAGCCTTTGGAGCAGCTTTAGATTTTATGAACACGATTGGCTTTGACAATATTGCTAAGTATGAAGATGAGCTTTTAGATTATGGAACCGCAGAGTTACTCAAAATTGAAGGCTTAAAAATTTACGGCACAGCAAAAAATAAAACCTCTGTAATTTCATTTAATGTTGGGTCTATTCATCCTTATGATATTGGAACTATTTTAGACAAAATGGGAATTGCCGTGCGTACAGGTCATCATTGTGCCCAACCTATTATGGATTTTTATAAAATTCCCGGAACCATAAGAGCATCTTTTATGTTTTATAATACTAAGGCAGAAATTGATGCCTTTATAACAGCGCTTAAAAAAGCAATAATGATGTTATCTTAA
- a CDS encoding DUF3309 domain-containing protein, with translation MELSEKHIAFIENSLALYGVENKDLKEDLVDHICTYIENQDADDFNILYQQALQKFGGYTSFQNLQLETHHQKLAKQIITVNKLKFSAGFIVILLLVMSLVFQMMQWPYANAWLLGAILISVLIILPVHFYANYKKSIHKYS, from the coding sequence ATGGAATTGTCAGAAAAACATATTGCTTTTATAGAAAACAGCTTAGCGTTATATGGTGTGGAAAACAAAGACTTAAAAGAGGATTTGGTGGATCATATCTGTACCTATATTGAAAATCAAGATGCTGATGATTTTAACATATTATATCAACAAGCTCTGCAGAAATTCGGTGGTTATACAAGTTTTCAGAATCTACAATTGGAGACTCATCATCAAAAACTTGCCAAACAAATCATTACGGTTAATAAGTTGAAGTTTTCAGCAGGTTTTATAGTTATTCTTCTTTTGGTTATGAGTTTGGTATTTCAAATGATGCAATGGCCTTATGCTAATGCCTGGTTACTTGGTGCAATTTTAATTTCGGTTTTAATCATTCTTCCTGTTCATTTTTATGCCAACTATAAAAAATCAATTCACAAATATTCTTAA
- a CDS encoding META domain-containing protein — MKFLLSLFTLIMTFSSCDSSKKAAELKETMQKRLSGTYNITQLKKEDVLSNKITISFDETSNKVTGFAGCNSFFGSYTLENNRIAFNNLAASKKFCPNDIMKFENQFLESLRAVDAFSKRGDNIVFSAEDETMIIGTEAIGESKKSSVVNYRDNTAVKYQSISRGAFDFIMLSKTKLSISKDSSLKTIDKYQIEAEDWQAVNALIEAIDVESIQNLTPPSKKHQYDGAPLATLAIIIGDVEYMTPAFDHGNPPEAIEALVNKVLSIKENTLKQ, encoded by the coding sequence ATGAAATTTTTATTAAGTTTATTCACCCTTATAATGACGTTTAGCTCTTGTGATTCGTCTAAAAAAGCCGCTGAGCTTAAAGAAACAATGCAAAAAAGACTTTCTGGAACCTACAATATAACCCAGCTTAAAAAGGAAGATGTGCTTTCTAACAAAATTACTATTTCTTTTGACGAAACATCAAATAAGGTCACAGGTTTTGCAGGTTGCAATAGTTTCTTCGGTAGTTACACCTTGGAAAATAATAGGATAGCGTTCAATAACCTGGCTGCTTCAAAAAAATTCTGTCCAAATGATATCATGAAATTTGAAAATCAGTTTTTAGAATCCTTGAGAGCGGTAGATGCATTTTCAAAACGTGGCGATAACATAGTTTTTTCGGCAGAAGATGAGACTATGATCATTGGGACAGAAGCCATTGGCGAGTCTAAAAAAAGTTCGGTTGTAAACTACAGGGATAATACAGCCGTGAAATACCAGTCGATTTCCAGAGGCGCTTTTGATTTTATAATGCTTTCGAAAACAAAACTATCAATTTCTAAAGATAGTAGTCTTAAGACTATTGATAAATATCAAATTGAAGCGGAAGATTGGCAAGCTGTAAATGCATTGATTGAAGCTATTGACGTAGAATCCATTCAAAATTTAACACCGCCTTCTAAAAAGCATCAATATGATGGCGCACCTTTGGCCACTTTAGCCATAATAATTGGCGATGTGGAATATATGACACCTGCTTTTGACCACGGCAATCCACCAGAAGCCATCGAAGCTTTAGTTAATAAAGTGTTATCAATTAAAGAAAACACGTTAAAACAATAG
- a CDS encoding PadR family transcriptional regulator codes for MYSKELTKGTLQPIILALINTKGRMYGYEITQDVKKMTSGKIDISEGALYPILHKLEAKKVLETEKVFIGKRVRKYYKVTKEGKKMVETVTEEINDFIETLSLIFNPKPI; via the coding sequence ATGTATAGCAAAGAATTAACAAAAGGAACGTTGCAACCAATCATTCTAGCGCTTATAAATACTAAGGGTAGAATGTATGGTTACGAGATTACGCAAGACGTAAAAAAAATGACTTCGGGAAAAATTGATATTTCAGAAGGTGCATTATATCCCATTCTACACAAGCTTGAAGCAAAAAAGGTGTTGGAAACCGAAAAGGTTTTTATTGGGAAGCGTGTTAGAAAATATTATAAAGTCACCAAAGAAGGGAAGAAAATGGTCGAGACTGTTACTGAAGAAATCAATGATTTTATTGAGACCTTGAGTTTAATTTTTAATCCTAAACCCATATAA